One Massilia sp. 9096 genomic window carries:
- a CDS encoding type IV pilus twitching motility protein PilT, with amino-acid sequence MEHHQSSQIPTLSYIENEDHPVFGTLVEQILHLLNSKLVFSDVIIHQNSPLMLRQPKGLVAVTDSPITKEELEEFFDVIEPNWAERIQERAFDRSIDLHTARIRANCFSFQGKKRLGCVIRRFPKEPLALGELGLHLDEQEFARLTSGLVLIIGDTCQGKSTTIASILDEINRQRSGHIITIEDPVETLIPQRKCIITQREVGADADVGSYYLGALDALRERPDVIVIGEIRDAQTAQEALALAESGPLVLATLHARSTELGLQKMLRLLGNSGAQNQALAHALRGVLCQALLPSRQGNRYHLATECLSVSPAVAGMIEEGDLGAIRAHMNLGRTPGCHTMNSVLEGLLASHKVGVDDARAATTDRIGFAEMV; translated from the coding sequence GTTCGGCACCCTGGTCGAGCAGATCCTGCACCTGCTGAATTCGAAACTGGTGTTCTCGGACGTCATCATCCACCAGAACAGCCCGCTGATGCTGCGCCAGCCGAAGGGCCTGGTGGCGGTCACCGATTCGCCGATCACCAAGGAAGAGCTGGAAGAATTCTTCGACGTCATCGAGCCGAACTGGGCCGAGCGCATCCAGGAACGCGCGTTCGACCGCTCGATCGACCTGCACACCGCGCGCATCCGCGCCAACTGCTTCAGCTTCCAGGGCAAGAAGCGCCTGGGCTGCGTGATCCGCCGCTTCCCGAAGGAGCCGCTGGCGCTGGGCGAACTCGGACTGCACCTTGACGAGCAGGAATTCGCGCGCCTGACCTCCGGCCTGGTGCTGATCATCGGCGACACCTGCCAGGGCAAGTCGACCACGATCGCCTCCATCCTCGACGAGATCAACCGCCAGCGCTCGGGCCACATCATCACCATCGAAGACCCGGTCGAGACCCTGATCCCGCAGCGCAAGTGCATCATCACCCAGCGCGAAGTCGGGGCCGATGCCGACGTCGGCAGCTACTACCTGGGTGCGCTGGACGCCTTGCGCGAACGGCCCGACGTGATCGTGATCGGCGAGATCCGCGACGCCCAGACCGCCCAGGAAGCGCTGGCGCTGGCCGAGAGCGGCCCGCTGGTGCTGGCCACGCTGCACGCGCGCTCGACCGAGCTGGGCCTGCAGAAGATGCTGCGCCTGCTGGGCAACTCGGGCGCGCAGAACCAGGCGCTGGCGCACGCGCTGCGCGGCGTGCTGTGCCAGGCGCTGCTGCCGTCCAGGCAGGGCAACCGCTACCACCTCGCGACCGAATGCCTGTCGGTCAGCCCGGCCGTGGCCGGCATGATCGAGGAGGGCGACCTGGGCGCGATCCGCGCCCACATGAACCTCGGGCGCACACCCGGCTGCCACACCATGAACAGCGTGCTGGAAGGCCTGCTGGCTTCGCACAAGGTGGGTGTGGACGACGCGCGTGCGGCGACCACGGACCGGATCGGGTTTGCGGAGATGGTGTAG